The following proteins are co-located in the Tautonia marina genome:
- the nusB gene encoding transcription antitermination factor NusB gives MTRRTRGREIALQVLYQLDHNPDLPPEVIQEFVERRLHDPALRSYADALIEGVRSRQAHLDELIGRVAENWSVERMAAIDRNVLRLGAFEMLYRTEVPVKVVINEALELAKRYSTSQSSRFVNGILDRLQPAATEARNETSPAEERDTPSHEEPAHTSEATDSEPETL, from the coding sequence ATGACGCGACGCACCCGAGGACGAGAAATCGCGCTTCAGGTCCTCTATCAACTTGACCACAACCCCGATCTGCCCCCTGAGGTGATCCAGGAGTTTGTGGAACGCCGCCTCCACGACCCTGCCCTCAGGTCGTATGCCGACGCCCTGATCGAAGGCGTCCGGTCCCGCCAGGCTCACCTCGATGAGTTAATCGGCCGGGTCGCTGAAAACTGGTCGGTCGAACGGATGGCGGCCATTGACCGCAACGTCCTTCGACTCGGGGCGTTCGAAATGCTCTACCGCACCGAGGTTCCAGTCAAGGTTGTGATCAACGAAGCGCTCGAACTGGCCAAACGCTACAGCACCTCGCAGTCGAGCCGGTTTGTCAATGGCATCCTCGACCGGCTTCAGCCCGCCGCGACCGAGGCCCGCAACGAGACCTCGCCGGCCGAGGAGCGCGACACTCCCTCACACGAGGAACCGGCCCACACCTCCGAGGCAACGGATTCCGAGCCGGAAACCTTATGA
- a CDS encoding peroxiredoxin family protein yields MNHSRLAPAQRLAVTLVLLAPCVGWSQQPEPTETDSIEAINAEFNRKYRELERERLEQLAALAERSDPKQATSIYETYFRDALGAGLYQEAEPVAERILAAQPPTAVVRYLAEVMNIMAEADRGDFEKSLESLLRAIEAGKDADEADLARVALPVAARLSLLDAYYQRLVQAGAYEIARKAFTTVKENAQEGNEPAILDYLTNRIQQLDMIGRPAPSFQASDVDGRLVRLEDFGGKPILLVFWATWYRPNAEQIAWMKEDYNEYRKKGLQIVGVNLDALANGGEPVEQVIPEVRRYVLEYNISWPNLINIPGEGDIAQAYAVSEIPANVLIDSEGRITALDLNQANFAEEVEKVLGDSN; encoded by the coding sequence ATGAATCACTCTCGACTCGCCCCGGCCCAACGGCTCGCCGTGACTCTGGTCTTGCTGGCTCCCTGCGTGGGATGGTCGCAACAGCCGGAGCCGACCGAGACCGACTCGATCGAGGCCATTAACGCCGAGTTCAATCGCAAGTACCGCGAGCTGGAACGGGAGCGGCTGGAGCAACTCGCCGCTCTGGCAGAGCGCAGTGATCCGAAGCAGGCTACTTCGATCTACGAAACCTATTTCCGAGACGCGCTGGGAGCCGGGCTCTACCAGGAGGCCGAGCCGGTCGCAGAGCGGATTCTTGCCGCCCAGCCCCCGACGGCCGTCGTGCGCTATCTGGCCGAGGTCATGAACATCATGGCCGAGGCCGATCGAGGCGACTTCGAGAAGTCGCTCGAAAGCCTGCTCCGCGCCATCGAAGCGGGGAAGGATGCCGATGAGGCCGATCTTGCTCGCGTGGCCTTGCCGGTCGCGGCCCGGTTGTCTCTGCTCGACGCCTACTACCAGCGTCTGGTCCAGGCCGGGGCGTACGAAATTGCTCGGAAGGCATTCACAACCGTCAAGGAAAATGCCCAGGAGGGGAACGAACCGGCCATTCTCGATTACCTGACCAACCGCATTCAGCAGCTCGACATGATCGGCCGCCCGGCGCCGAGCTTCCAGGCGAGCGACGTGGACGGACGATTGGTCCGCCTGGAAGACTTCGGGGGGAAACCCATTTTACTCGTCTTCTGGGCCACCTGGTATCGACCGAACGCCGAGCAAATCGCCTGGATGAAAGAAGATTACAACGAATATCGTAAGAAGGGCTTGCAGATCGTGGGAGTCAACCTTGACGCCCTGGCCAACGGCGGAGAGCCAGTCGAGCAGGTCATTCCCGAGGTGCGACGCTACGTTCTGGAATACAACATCAGCTGGCCGAACCTCATCAACATCCCGGGTGAGGGGGATATTGCCCAGGCCTACGCCGTGAGCGAGATTCCTGCCAACGTCCTGATCGACTCCGAAGGCCGCATCACGGCCCTCGATCTGAACCAGGCGAATTTCGCCGAGGAAGTCGAGAAGGTCCTCGGCGATTCGAACTGA
- the xylA gene encoding xylose isomerase: MSEFFPDVPKITYGGPDSKNPLEFKHYNPDELVGGKSMRDHLRFSVAYWHTFTNPLSDPFGAGTAQRPWDDGTPTVENATRRARAAFEFLEKLGVPFYCFHDRDVAPEGKTLKESNANLDAVAKVLKEEQQRTGVRLLWGTANLFSNPRYMHGASTSPNFDAFAFAGAQVKKMLETTLDLGGLGYTFWGGREGYSTLLNTDLKRELDHLGRFLNMAVDYKKSIGFDGQFYIEPKPMEPTKHQYDSDTESCLNFLRTYDLLGHFKLNLETNHATLAGHEMQHELRMAAASGVLGSMDANTGDPLLGWDTDQFPTSIYLTASSMLEVLDMGGWTTGGINFDAKVRRESFEPVDLFYAHIGGMDAFARGLKIAHKIREDGRLAEFVRNRYASWDGELGRKVESGRATFSDLEAYILPKGDVTPNVSGRQEMLENLINDFI, encoded by the coding sequence ATGTCCGAGTTTTTCCCAGACGTTCCGAAGATCACCTACGGCGGCCCCGACTCAAAAAACCCTCTGGAATTCAAGCACTACAACCCCGACGAACTGGTCGGCGGTAAGTCGATGCGCGACCACTTGCGCTTCTCGGTCGCCTACTGGCACACGTTCACCAACCCCCTGAGCGACCCCTTCGGCGCGGGAACAGCCCAGCGCCCCTGGGACGACGGCACCCCGACGGTCGAGAACGCCACCCGACGCGCCCGAGCGGCCTTCGAATTCCTGGAAAAGCTCGGGGTTCCCTTCTACTGCTTCCACGACCGTGACGTTGCTCCCGAAGGCAAGACGCTGAAAGAGTCGAACGCCAACCTCGACGCCGTGGCCAAGGTCTTGAAGGAAGAACAGCAACGCACCGGCGTCCGATTGCTCTGGGGAACGGCCAATCTCTTTTCCAACCCCCGCTATATGCACGGAGCCTCGACCAGCCCGAATTTCGACGCCTTCGCCTTCGCCGGCGCCCAGGTCAAGAAGATGCTGGAAACGACCCTGGATCTGGGCGGCCTCGGCTACACCTTCTGGGGAGGCCGCGAGGGGTACTCAACGCTGCTCAACACTGATCTCAAGCGCGAGCTTGACCACCTGGGCCGGTTCCTCAACATGGCCGTCGATTACAAGAAGTCGATCGGCTTCGACGGCCAGTTCTACATCGAGCCGAAACCGATGGAGCCGACCAAGCACCAGTACGACAGCGATACCGAGAGCTGCCTGAACTTCCTCCGCACGTACGACCTGCTCGGCCACTTCAAATTGAACCTCGAAACCAACCACGCGACCCTCGCCGGCCACGAGATGCAGCACGAGCTGCGCATGGCCGCTGCCTCTGGCGTGCTCGGTTCGATGGACGCCAATACCGGCGACCCCCTCCTTGGCTGGGATACCGACCAGTTCCCGACGAGCATCTATCTGACAGCCTCCAGCATGCTCGAAGTGCTGGACATGGGCGGCTGGACCACCGGCGGCATCAACTTCGACGCCAAGGTGCGCCGTGAGAGCTTCGAGCCAGTCGACCTGTTCTACGCCCACATCGGCGGCATGGACGCCTTCGCCCGCGGCCTGAAGATCGCCCACAAGATCCGCGAGGACGGCCGCCTCGCCGAGTTCGTTCGCAATCGCTACGCCAGCTGGGACGGCGAACTCGGCCGGAAGGTCGAATCCGGCCGGGCCACCTTCAGCGATCTTGAAGCCTACATCCTGCCCAAGGGAGACGTCACGCCGAACGTCAGCGGCCGGCAGGAGATGCTTGAAAATTTAATCAACGACTTCATTTGA